A window of the Microplitis mediator isolate UGA2020A chromosome 5, iyMicMedi2.1, whole genome shotgun sequence genome harbors these coding sequences:
- the LOC130667385 gene encoding enhancer of split malpha protein-like, with translation MAATVNHVFEYENELNDNLYNLKMSGNNKNNNKNKSASRKVRKLLKPLLRLLKKKSYKFAKSSSQKAEPQSEIFTEEVDNQNNSNEALEQRLLADLANAEEGAAITVCLDGQMTVVPVVPGQCYVPVHFAHTCAGDFYWTTISLGDSDLCYKERAFSQNQLPEMQVA, from the coding sequence ATGGCCGCCACAGTAAACCACGTGTTCGAGTACGAGAACGAGTTGAACGACAATCTATACAACTTGAAGATGTCTggaaacaataaaaacaacaacaaaaacaaaagcGCAAGCCGTAAGGtgagaaaattattgaaaccTTTACTACGTTTGCTGAAGAAGAAGAGCTACAAATTCGCCAAGAGCAGCAGTCAGAAAGCAGAGCCACAATCTGAAATATTCACTGAAGAGGTTGACAATCAAAACAACAGCAACGAGGCATTGGAGCAGCGATTGCTAGCTGATTTGGCAAATGCCGAAGAAGGTGCAGCCATCACAGTGTGCCTCGATGGTCAAATGACAGTTGTGCCTGTGGTTCCTGGACAGTGCTACGTACCAGTTCACTTTGCACACACATGTGCTGGTGACTTTTACTGGACAACAATTTCACTGGGTGACAGTGATCTCTGCTACAAAGAACGTGCCTTCTCGCAGAACCAATTGCCTGAGATGCAAGTTGCTTGA